A DNA window from Candidatus Methylomirabilota bacterium contains the following coding sequences:
- a CDS encoding cytochrome c maturation protein CcmE produces the protein MRRFHEWADPTAADWWGNHRGACGYLIWTGTEQALVYFYTPSELQAQAAVRGSQRIRLRGVVVEGSLVHKPETLKYEFQLNIIWGVIMRAWFVRDGLTRDFLSGRSGSVLTKP, from the coding sequence CTGAGGAGGTTCCATGAGTGGGCGGACCCGACGGCTGCTGATTGGTGGGGTAATCATCGGGGGGCGTGCGGCTACCTGATCTGGACGGGGACCGAGCAGGCCTTGGTCTACTTTTACACGCCGAGCGAACTGCAGGCGCAGGCGGCGGTACGGGGGAGCCAGCGGATCCGGCTCAGGGGGGTGGTGGTCGAGGGCTCGCTGGTCCACAAGCCCGAGACATTGAAATACGAATTTCAACTCAACATTATATGGGGGGTGATAATGCGAGCGTGGTTTGTGAGAGACGGCCTGACCCGGGACTTCCTTTCGGGAAGATCGGGTAGTGTGCTAACAAAGCCAT